Part of the Dreissena polymorpha isolate Duluth1 chromosome 12, UMN_Dpol_1.0, whole genome shotgun sequence genome, CTTAAGAGCTGTAACATGCAGAACAGCAGTATGATGTTGTTTTTTCCTTGAAATTctgaaatgttgttttgtttgtttttaaaatacccggtagtaccattttttttttagaaatttgtATTTTCTGTGCATGGTGATATATCTTTTTCATGGCAATATTTTTGTTTGTGTATTGATAATTTTGCTTAATCTatcgaaaaaaaaacatgtgtaattTCTcccaaacaatgaaaattataaacACCATTTATGTAGTAAATAATTGTCCTTTGAAAGCTAAAAGGTACTTCCATACCACTTCACATGAAATTCTAATGAATGCATCTTGTGGCACTAAACAAGTTTGCAGTCTAAGAAACCTATGAAAATCGCACCTGTAATTTCTCCCAGACTTTCTTCTTGGGGTTGAGCTGCTCATCGGGTTCACCCTTGTGACCTTCAAAGAACACCCTGTCCCCCGGACTGCTGCCTTCAGGAGGGGTCAGGGGCTCTACTGAACGGGGCTCCTGCCTGGAACAGGTCAACACACCGGGACGTGAGGTGTGTGTTGAtatgggcttaatgaatgtgcgtaatgtgtagtcccagattagcctatgcagtccacataggctaataaTGGACAATAATTTTCTGATTTAATagtgtttttcatttaaagggggtctcttcttagcaaaatatTCAGAGGCAGAAAGTGTAGTGCAAATGACACAggttaatttgggacgacactttacgcacatgcatagtgcccaattttcccagattgaggttAACATGTAAATGTACCGTAGTTTAATAGCAATTTAACAATAGTACCTcacactatttttttattataaagtaaaTTCTCCTAATAACATAAACTTATTTGAGATGTGTATTAGTATGggagtgttttttatttgtattcatttattatgtgcacatttatacTAAGTCAAATTATGTGTGCGCAGGGTTACCTAGATTTCTTAAACTTTATCACTGACAGATTTGTAACAAAACACCTACACTGAGGCACACATCAACATGGCAGAGGACATGACACCCCTCATTTTGACTGGTTTCAAGTTGCACAGGAAAATGCACAGTCTGTCCTGCAGTTTGTCTGCAGGGTAGAGACCAACCAGTCCACTGACTACTGTTCTGGTTTCCTGCTCCCCCAGGTCTACAGTCTCAACAAACAGGGAATCGGCCTCAGGATGCTATAATATACAATGTATTCAACAGTTGAATGTTAAGTGTTTTCTATAGCTGAACAAAATACTGACATGATTCAGACATCTCTAGAATTCATTGCAACCTGTACCTATATAGATGGTATGATGTATAACTGTTGAATAAGTTTACATTAAGTTTATAAGAGCTACACTAATTTCAGTGAACATTTCAActaatgctttaaaatatttgtttctgtgTTACTATTGTGCATACTTAGAATTATGAAAAACTTTGCAATTTGTCACACATATTAAGAGACAGGTACATTGAAGTTACAggttttaaaacaagagcaccgcataacgggtgccacgatcggctgcaggtgcagtttagaataaattaaatcttgtcagatttttattttgatcttgacctttgacctagtgacccaaaaatgggtgtggcatgtagaactaatcaaggtgcagctacatacaaatttcaaagttgtaggttgaagcactttgattttagagccaatgttcaaaaccttgacaaaatgtaaaggttttagcacaaagcgaacgacacgacgacggacacgacgagctggctatgacaatacctctggttttctccgaaaacagccgaccTAATAAACATCCACCAAGGGCACTGTAAATTTGTAACACACAACCAGATGCTAATTTTTTGGGTTGGTAATAGATAATCAGATATCCATTCACAAGTTATACATCCGACTAGTAAGGACTGATCTAATAATATTCATTTTAGGGCATATATGACAAAGTGATTATTTACACATCCAGAAATACCTAGACAATAAGgtgcaaacaataaaataacaaaaacatgatgTAATCTTCACCTTGTCAACTTTGAGAATCTTTCCCACTCTTAAATCCAGTCTGGAGGGAGACAACTCTTCTGTATTACCCTCCTTTGCACTGGCCGCATTGCCAGCTCCCTCTGTAAGATACACAGGTGTGCTTAGAAACcagtcaaaaattaaaaattctacttttaGGAGTTCATCCCTTAAAAACAAGATGGACCAATCAAACTTATTTGCAAAGAAGAACTGTAGGCCCTGTTGGGTTTCAAGGGCCTCATGAAAttacaaataagataatattcaataaaataagacATTCATTTTAAGCTGCACCTGACTTTATTCTTACAAAATAATTACTTTGAAATTCCAAAGAGGGCTAAACTGCATTTGACAGCAATATGTGATAACATTTGCAAAAGTAGGAATGatttgaaaatgaattttgtaattatttcttaataaccAATAAAACCATCAATTAAATTTGTGGTAACATGTATCCTTTGCACTTTGTATTTAACAAACCATACATTAGCAGACAAAAAAGGTGAATATTTTCCCCTAAATTCACACACTTTTCTTTTCAATGGGGTAAGCTTCCGCTGTGAGTTTCTTTAGCTCTGGGGTATCAAACTCCTTCCTGATGGGCTCCAACAGGCAGTTCAGATAGGCCTCGACTGCTGCCTTCAAATCACCTGGGTGCAGCTCCTGTACACAACATGAACAAGATCTCTCAGACTAGACATTTTAGAAATTTACATAAAAATCCTTCTCAATTGGTCAATaagcaaatataattattaactagaaatggcgcggcagaggctgacttgtatccccacgccgcatgtttgacccaggggcgccccagggttggtaatggggccatgcatagttgagattgaccgtattgtcatacgagatgttcagtatcaaattgaagtaaatcagtgtagaaatgaagaagttaatgtaaaataacctaaacaagaaatgtgtttgtcagaaacactatgtcccctactgcgccgctttgaagctatatatttgacctttgaccttgaaggatgaccttgacctttcaccactcaaaatgtgcagctccatgatatacacatgcacgccaaatatcaagttgctatcttccatattgcaaaagttatggcaaatgttaaagtttgacgcaaacacacaaacaaacaaaccaacagacagggcaaaattaatatgtcccccactaaagtggtgggggacattaaaattaaagaaaatctctgacccggccccaccccaacccccttaacttttgacccaggggttagatcaaaattccaaatagtgcactgtcgcacatatgctcatagctaccatgtgtgtaagtttcaaggttctagtgctaatagtataggaggagatagtggccaggacggacagacggcagagataaccacataatagatttcaaaatctaaacgcggacgcttttagttcaaagtcaaggtcacaggggtcaaacattgtatgcgcatggaaaggtctagtctagatacacatgcgtaccaaatatgaaagcaatatctgaagggacacagacattatgagcttttttttaatcgcagtcgcagatttcaaaacctgaacgcggaccccaagttcaaaaatttcatgcgcatggaaaggtattgtccagatacacatgctatcaaatatgaaagcaatatctgaagggacacagtaatTACGAGCCTTTTTTGAATGGCAGATTTGGacacctgaacgctgacctcaaggtcaaggtcaaaggggtaaaaagtTGTATGCGCATaaaaaggtgttgtctagatacacatgcacaccaaatataaaagcaatatctgaaaggacacagagcctttttcgaatcgcagtcacAGGAAAATCTCtaacccggccccaccccaatccccaaaacttttgacccagggatcagatcaaaattccaaatagtgcatcgtcgcacatatgctcatagctaccatgtgtgtaagtttaaaggttctagtgctaatagtgtaggaggagatagcggccaggacggactgacagacgttggagataaccacataatccccactttatCTCCAAAAAGAGTGGGGATTTCTAATTATGCTTCATGTATGTGACAAATATTACATTGAGCTTTGTTGAAAAAGAGACTAAAAATTAAATCGCACCATTTTGTCACACATAAAGTAGCCATGCTCAAGGGCACAGATTAAAACTCAACCAAGACAATGTCAAGATAACCCTTGCTATAGTGAAGATaaaaattttgacaaagtttcatcagaAAAATTTAGCCTCTATAGAGGTAAAAAGCTTAAATTTTAAGTCGACACAACACCCCACACAACTATGGACACTTTAAATAGagtgatttgaaataaaaaataaaaaagcaagtACCAGGAACTGGTTAGATTGCATCATATTGTGTTTAAAAAGTATGatgacaaacatttgagaaaaCTCACAAAACACATAAACCATTTTTACTTGTGCTTCTTTTGGGCTGAACAATTACCTTCTATTAATATGCACTATAAACATGTTTACCTGTTTGGCAAATGCCTCTTCCAGTGCCTTGTAATCAGCAAAGGTTACTGGACCACCATTCTCCTCAGATCTTTTCACAACAAACTCTGTTGAGAGAAAATTAACTTCAACATATTTACGTAAGCTCAATTGCTTAAAAAGCTTCGGCTTTATAGAGTAGTTTTTTCATGGATGAACCAGTACTTTAGAAAGAGCTTGAGATCCAAGAGTGGGTATTGAACATGGGACCTTCCAGTCACTTAGCGGACAGCAGAAAGGAATTTAGCGACCGAGAGGTCATAAGTTTGAACCCCACAGTGGAAGGATTcattaaacccccccccccccccccccccccgacacaATTTGTACTGGATCTACGAAGGCAACAGACTGAGTTTAAATAGGCCAATGATATACAATGAATACATTGATATTCTCCtataatgtttataatataataatgaatataattGTAAGCAAGTGAAGTTAAATATAACCAACACATGAATTGATTTATTGAATATTAATCAGCTTCTGATCAAACTTAACTgtgtgatataagaaaaaaaaattatatatatatatttatttatttatatatatatatatatatatatatatatatatatatatatatatatatatatatatatatataaatatatatgtatataaacacTTAGTTTATTTGTTCCATTTCTATTTTTCACTTTCACTCAAATAATGCAGCAACACTGGTAATTGCAATAAAAACAATCAAGTTACCTCCTGTTTTGGACAGTGGAAATAACACAGATTTGCAGAATGCCAAGATGCCATTTTCCTCCACATTTCCTGGCTCACAGAACGCTTTTTTGAGCTTCTTCTTCAATTGTGCACTCGAGTCCAGTAGGTCGATTTTCGAGTCTTCTTCCGATGAACTCATTTTCCCACCAGTAAGCCCAGGGACCATGGGGTTCATGAGATGGGCCCTTTCTTTGTAGCCCAAATGTGGCATGTACTGAAAGCAATTGTCTGCAATCATTAACTGACCGTTTGGAAAGGTAAATCCAGCATTTACTGGAGTACAAgagcatttcatgaaaataaaattgcttttAGCAAAAACAGAACTAATTTGTCATAGAATGTTTTGTCTATTGTGATTGTGATCTTTTAAATGGCATAAGAATGCATAACAAATCAATTAATACTTCGCACAAACACATTTTTGTGAAAAATACTATGCAAGCAATCTATTGTCAATTGGCATTTTGTCACAAACCACATTTGATCCAGCTTTTCTCCATCAATGAAAAGCTGTCTGGACTGGTCTGGACTGTTGTTAAAGTTTCAGAAGGATCAGTTGTAGTTATATGATAATGTCTTCAATCCCTGCCTGCTCAGTTGCAAATTGAAAATGactatgcaaccagcataaaagcaGAACAGCGCGTTtaatttgcagtctgttcaggttttctgctgtttgctgctatCAGTAtctcaaaatttcaaataaagacttaaagacatgaatatagtaagaaagatatttaattCAATATGATTATCTAAAGATCAAAATGGGTTTCTGAGTGGTAACGACCTTCTTTGCAAAAGTGAAGATCTTGCGCTGGTCCACACCTCCAAACTGGGCATCCACGTCCAGGTACTCCTCATCCAGGGCCTGCCGAGCAAACAGCCCACATACAATTTACAGCAGTGGGGTTTTATTATCATTTTGGAAACGGGGCCAGGGCTGTTTGGATTGGGCAATAGTGTCGTTTTGACTATAATAGGAAAGTTGGTGTTGCTCTATTTTactaacaaatacataaaaaaagaataaaatcttAAAATACCATTAATATTGAAATTTCTTTATAAATT contains:
- the LOC127853813 gene encoding tyrosine--tRNA ligase, cytoplasmic-like; translated protein: MADEKGVRMTEDEKFNLITRNLQETLGEDKIKAVLKERDLKVYWGTATTGRPHVGYFVPMCKISDFLRAGCGVTILLADLHAYLDNMKAPWSLLAKRTEYYEHVIKAMLKSISVPLDKLKFVKGTDYQLSREYTLDVYRMSSMVTEHDARKAGAEVVKQVSSPLLSGLLYPGLQALDEEYLDVDAQFGGVDQRKIFTFAKKYMPHLGYKERAHLMNPMVPGLTGGKMSSSEEDSKIDLLDSSAQLKKKLKKAFCEPGNVEENGILAFCKSVLFPLSKTGEFVVKRSEENGGPVTFADYKALEEAFAKQELHPGDLKAAVEAYLNCLLEPIRKEFDTPELKKLTAEAYPIEKKKGAGNAASAKEGNTEELSPSRLDLRVGKILKVDKHPEADSLFVETVDLGEQETRTVVSGLVGLYPADKLQDRLCIFLCNLKPVKMRGVMSSAMLMCASVQEPRSVEPLTPPEGSSPGDRVFFEGHKGEPDEQLNPKKKVWEKLQVDLKTSDKLVAEWQGNTMMTKLGHVTCDSLKHAPIC